From a region of the Poecile atricapillus isolate bPoeAtr1 chromosome 4, bPoeAtr1.hap1, whole genome shotgun sequence genome:
- the CEP44 gene encoding centrosomal protein of 44 kDa isoform X2: MATGDLNGSLRKIEQGLRLLNYPRGVDYTVLIKGDPAAFLPIISYCFTSFSTCIAELLVKCDVELAAKSDLRFIEAVYKFLRDQFQYKPILTKEQFLQFGFAERKMQIVCDIINCVVKKHKELSNSSKVKSQMRKKIRPFKFEVWSNCDKGLADPSGSALNSKQKPQKKPLVERHSGNEVSGDLCSLPLPAQGGNEEELCLDNDIVEVKCEQVIEENSQIEFLKNQLADFQEKLHKLDWMEDKLRVLEEKLQGKVIIDEKDWNNLLNRVLLLETGLLLQSKKRDLSKEFSNINQESASSSIPVSLDTERNEEMPESHLQSSGCSSLLSTDQSPKDVTINSHDLTDISKN; the protein is encoded by the exons ATGGCAACAGGAGACCTAAATGGAAGTTTAAGAAAAATAGAACAAGGACTTCGCTTGTTAAATTATCCAAGAGGTGTGGATTATACAGT GTTAATAAAGGGTGATCCAGCTGCATTTTTACCTATCATCAGCTATTGTTTTACATCTTTTTCAACTTGCATAGCAGAGCTTTTGGTAAAGTGTGATGTGGAACTGGCAGCCAAGAGTGACTTGCGTTTTATTGAAGCCGTTTATAAG TTCCTTCGTGATCAATTTCAGTATAAACCAATTTTAACAAAAGAGCAGTTTCTTCAGTTTGGCTTTGcggaaagaaaaatgcaaatcgTTTGTGACATTATCAATTGTGTGGTGAAGAAACATAAGGAGTTGAGTAACTCTAGTAAG GTTAAATCccaaatgaggaaaaaaatcagaccGTTTAAATTTGAAGTATGGTCAAATTGTGATAAAGGTCTTGCTGATCCTAGTGGCAGTGCTCTGAATTCCAAACAG aaGCCTCAAAAGAAGCCTCTGGTTGAACGGCACTCAGGAAATGAAGTTAGTGGTGACCTTTGTTCACTACCCCttccagcacagggagggaatGAGGAAGAATTGTGCCTAGATAATGATATTGTGGAAGTTAAATGTGAACAA GTCATAGAAGAAAATTCacaaattgaatttttaaagaatCAGCTTGCAGATTTCCAGGAAAAGCTTCATAAGCTAGATTGGATGGAAGATAAGCTACGAGTTTTAgaagagaaactgcaaggaaaGGTGATCATAGATGAGAAGGACTGGAATAACTTACTGAATCGAGTTTTGCTTCTTGAAACAGGACTGTTGTTACAATCCAAAAAG AGAGACTTATCTAAAGAGTTCAGCAATATAAATCAAGAAAGTGCTTCTAGTAGCATTCCAGTTTCTCTTG ATACAGAGAGGAATGAAGAGATGCCAGAGAGTCATCTTCAGTCGTCTGGATGCAGTTCTCTGTTATCCACAGACCAATCTCCCAAAGACGTGACCATTAATTCTCATGATCTGACAGACATTTCAAAG aattga
- the CEP44 gene encoding centrosomal protein of 44 kDa isoform X1: MATGDLNGSLRKIEQGLRLLNYPRGVDYTVLIKGDPAAFLPIISYCFTSFSTCIAELLVKCDVELAAKSDLRFIEAVYKFLRDQFQYKPILTKEQFLQFGFAERKMQIVCDIINCVVKKHKELSNSSKVKSQMRKKIRPFKFEVWSNCDKGLADPSGSALNSKQKPQKKPLVERHSGNEVSGDLCSLPLPAQGGNEEELCLDNDIVEVKCEQVIEENSQIEFLKNQLADFQEKLHKLDWMEDKLRVLEEKLQGKVIIDEKDWNNLLNRVLLLETGLLLQSKKRDLSKEFSNINQESASSSIPVSLDTERNEEMPESHLQSSGCSSLLSTDQSPKDVTINSHDLTDISKETIRQRMEKISKIIEETFNLFKTPSPPLGVPESKSLQTWSLQTYGYQK, encoded by the exons ATGGCAACAGGAGACCTAAATGGAAGTTTAAGAAAAATAGAACAAGGACTTCGCTTGTTAAATTATCCAAGAGGTGTGGATTATACAGT GTTAATAAAGGGTGATCCAGCTGCATTTTTACCTATCATCAGCTATTGTTTTACATCTTTTTCAACTTGCATAGCAGAGCTTTTGGTAAAGTGTGATGTGGAACTGGCAGCCAAGAGTGACTTGCGTTTTATTGAAGCCGTTTATAAG TTCCTTCGTGATCAATTTCAGTATAAACCAATTTTAACAAAAGAGCAGTTTCTTCAGTTTGGCTTTGcggaaagaaaaatgcaaatcgTTTGTGACATTATCAATTGTGTGGTGAAGAAACATAAGGAGTTGAGTAACTCTAGTAAG GTTAAATCccaaatgaggaaaaaaatcagaccGTTTAAATTTGAAGTATGGTCAAATTGTGATAAAGGTCTTGCTGATCCTAGTGGCAGTGCTCTGAATTCCAAACAG aaGCCTCAAAAGAAGCCTCTGGTTGAACGGCACTCAGGAAATGAAGTTAGTGGTGACCTTTGTTCACTACCCCttccagcacagggagggaatGAGGAAGAATTGTGCCTAGATAATGATATTGTGGAAGTTAAATGTGAACAA GTCATAGAAGAAAATTCacaaattgaatttttaaagaatCAGCTTGCAGATTTCCAGGAAAAGCTTCATAAGCTAGATTGGATGGAAGATAAGCTACGAGTTTTAgaagagaaactgcaaggaaaGGTGATCATAGATGAGAAGGACTGGAATAACTTACTGAATCGAGTTTTGCTTCTTGAAACAGGACTGTTGTTACAATCCAAAAAG AGAGACTTATCTAAAGAGTTCAGCAATATAAATCAAGAAAGTGCTTCTAGTAGCATTCCAGTTTCTCTTG ATACAGAGAGGAATGAAGAGATGCCAGAGAGTCATCTTCAGTCGTCTGGATGCAGTTCTCTGTTATCCACAGACCAATCTCCCAAAGACGTGACCATTAATTCTCATGATCTGACAGACATTTCAAAG GAGACAATAAGACAAAGAATGGAAAAGATAAGTAAAAT aattgaAGAAACCTTCAACTTGTTCAAAACACCAAGCCCACCTCTGGGAGTACCTGAAAGCAAAAGTCTTCAGACCTGGTCTCTGCAGACTTACGGATATCAGAAATAA